The following are encoded together in the Dehalococcoidales bacterium genome:
- a CDS encoding flavin reductase family protein, translating into MQKVSRTDIGKFSHFFPFSATIVTSHFKGRDNAMAVAWHMPISAVPPLYGVGISSDKLSHEFISKTGEFGVNFMPFEAVELVAATGGPSGRKIDKFKAFDLKKHPSIVTNAPILSDAYASFECIVEDQAIYGDHTLFIGKVVALHHAPEAYDERGHLNLNLFKPTLYLGGDDYIQIKNFDTLHLGRSDTAEKVAKRNT; encoded by the coding sequence ATGCAAAAAGTCTCAAGAACTGATATCGGGAAATTCTCACATTTTTTCCCTTTTTCGGCTACTATTGTGACATCCCACTTCAAAGGAAGAGATAATGCCATGGCAGTTGCCTGGCACATGCCTATTAGCGCTGTACCACCATTATACGGAGTTGGGATTTCTTCGGATAAACTGAGCCACGAGTTCATCAGCAAAACCGGAGAATTTGGTGTTAATTTTATGCCTTTTGAAGCCGTTGAACTGGTTGCAGCCACCGGCGGTCCTTCTGGTCGTAAAATTGACAAATTCAAAGCGTTCGATCTAAAAAAACATCCCTCAATTGTAACCAATGCACCTATCCTTTCGGATGCTTACGCTTCATTCGAATGTATAGTCGAAGATCAGGCGATATATGGAGATCACACGTTGTTTATAGGCAAGGTAGTTGCTTTGCACCACGCGCCGGAAGCATATGACGAAAGAGGACACCTCAACTTAAACCTGTTTAAACCGACATTGTACCTGGGTGGGGATGACTACATCCAGATCAAGAACTTTGATACTCTCCATCTTGGAAGATCAGATACTGCAGAAAAGGTAGCTAAAAGGAATACTTAA
- the folE gene encoding GTP cyclohydrolase I FolE, with amino-acid sequence MDKDAIKNAVTTIINAIGDDPGREGLVDTPRRLADMYEELFSGMNEDPEAVLSVGYEIGYREMIILKDIPFYSMCEHHFLPFFGVVHIGYIPDAEGRVVGISKLARVVEIIAKRPQIQERMATTIANTIEKGLHAEGVAVVIEAEHMCMTMRGIKKPGSNVVTSALRGSFRKRHASRAEFLELISKKR; translated from the coding sequence ATGGATAAAGATGCAATTAAAAACGCAGTTACCACTATTATAAACGCCATCGGAGATGACCCGGGCAGGGAAGGTTTGGTAGACACTCCACGCCGCCTGGCGGACATGTATGAAGAACTTTTCAGCGGAATGAATGAAGATCCGGAAGCAGTACTCAGTGTAGGCTACGAAATCGGTTACCGGGAGATGATAATTCTTAAAGACATCCCGTTTTATTCGATGTGCGAACACCATTTCCTTCCTTTTTTTGGGGTAGTTCACATTGGTTATATTCCAGATGCCGAAGGCCGAGTTGTGGGTATTTCCAAGTTGGCCAGGGTTGTAGAAATCATTGCCAAACGCCCACAAATACAAGAGCGTATGGCTACCACTATTGCCAATACAATCGAAAAAGGCCTGCATGCCGAAGGCGTTGCAGTAGTAATCGAAGCGGAACATATGTGTATGACCATGCGTGGTATCAAAAAGCCGGGGTCAAATGTTGTTACCTCTGCTCTGCGCGGCTCATTCAGAAAACGCCACGCCAGCCGTGCCGAATTCCTGGAACTAATCAGCAAAAAGCGGTAA
- a CDS encoding homoserine dehydrogenase, protein MYKEINIGLIGLGVIGGQVAKVLQEKAGDLSLQAGTPIKLRKIKVLPSDLEKPLVRQFPEELFTTNDDDFFNDNSIKIIIELIGGERPAYDYITRALQGGKHVVTANKEVIAKHGLKLRALAHEHGASLYYEASVGGGIPLIAPLETDLRANYIKSIYAIINGTTNYILTRMSKDGIEFERALADAQKLGYAEANPKNDIEGIDAAYKIAIMATLAFQSEVRPEEVYNKGISKLDSRDFRYAGELGYEIKLLAIAKQYDNAIEARVHPAFIHKDSVLAGVNGVFNAVSIEGDLVGQVVFTGQGAGPLATSSAVISDVLRAAGNYTLGTSTSAIKINAAKVVQPIANIITRYYLRLSILDSTGVLASIARVLGAHKISIASVIQKETDTLSQTAEIVIMTHPAAGRAVDAAISELSMLQVVKEINNVIRVEEQ, encoded by the coding sequence ATGTATAAAGAGATAAACATTGGCCTTATTGGATTGGGAGTGATTGGCGGTCAAGTAGCCAAGGTTCTACAGGAAAAAGCCGGCGATCTCAGCCTTCAAGCCGGTACACCAATAAAGCTGCGTAAAATCAAGGTTTTGCCATCTGATCTGGAAAAGCCGCTGGTTAGACAATTTCCAGAAGAACTATTTACTACTAATGATGATGATTTTTTTAACGATAACTCCATTAAAATAATAATCGAGTTAATTGGAGGCGAAAGACCCGCTTACGATTACATTACCAGAGCTTTGCAAGGCGGCAAACATGTTGTGACAGCCAATAAAGAGGTAATAGCAAAACATGGGCTTAAACTGCGGGCGCTGGCACATGAACATGGTGCAAGTCTATATTATGAAGCATCAGTAGGAGGAGGCATCCCGCTTATTGCCCCCCTGGAAACCGATCTCAGGGCAAATTATATTAAAAGCATTTACGCTATCATTAACGGCACTACCAACTATATTCTTACTCGCATGAGTAAAGATGGAATTGAATTCGAGCGCGCTCTGGCAGATGCCCAAAAGCTTGGATATGCAGAAGCTAATCCTAAAAACGATATTGAGGGTATTGATGCTGCCTATAAAATAGCAATCATGGCAACATTGGCATTCCAGAGCGAAGTTCGTCCTGAAGAAGTCTACAACAAAGGGATTTCCAAGTTGGACTCCAGGGATTTTCGCTACGCCGGGGAATTGGGATACGAAATCAAATTGCTGGCAATTGCCAAACAGTATGATAACGCAATTGAAGCCAGAGTTCACCCGGCATTTATACATAAAGATTCAGTTCTGGCTGGAGTGAATGGCGTGTTCAATGCCGTTAGTATTGAAGGCGATTTGGTAGGCCAAGTAGTATTTACCGGACAGGGAGCTGGTCCGCTGGCAACGTCCAGCGCTGTAATTTCAGATGTACTGAGAGCTGCGGGGAACTATACCCTCGGCACCAGCACCAGCGCCATTAAGATAAATGCAGCAAAGGTTGTTCAGCCTATTGCTAATATCATCACCCGTTATTATCTGCGCCTTTCTATCCTGGACAGCACTGGGGTACTGGCTTCTATCGCCCGTGTCCTTGGTGCCCATAAAATCAGTATTGCATCGGTAATCCAGAAAGAAACCGATACTCTGAGTCAAACCGCAGAGATTGTTATAATGACTCATCCAGCAGCCGGCCGTGCGGTTGATGCTGCTATAAGCGAGCTTTCAATGCTACAAGTAGTTAAAGAAATAAATAATGTAATTAGAGTTGAGGAACAATAA
- the thrC gene encoding threonine synthase — protein MTTGVLYNYADYLPITAKTPLFSLGEGSTPLVRSKRLEKELSIGELYFKLEGCNPTGSFKDRGMVVAIAKAIEEGSKAVICASTGNTSASATAYASAMGLKSIIIIPGGKIALGKLAQAIAYGAEIIAIDGNFDQALQLVRDTAATHPVSVVNSINPNRIEGQKTAAFEIIDSLGQAPDYLFIPVGNAGNITAYWKGFTEYYKLGMSLHCPKMMGFQAEGAAPIVLGKPVEYPETVATAIRIGNPASWQKATAARDESGGIIDMVSDAEILKAWKLLASKEGVFGEPASAAPLAGVIKLRSEGHDFSNKSIVCIVTGNGLKDADIAIKQAPTIKPIPPELSAVEEALGWT, from the coding sequence GTGACAACAGGAGTTTTATATAATTACGCTGACTATCTGCCAATTACCGCTAAAACGCCTCTCTTTTCCCTAGGCGAGGGCTCAACACCACTCGTACGCTCAAAGAGATTGGAAAAGGAACTAAGTATTGGAGAGTTGTATTTCAAACTGGAAGGCTGCAATCCAACGGGTTCCTTTAAAGACCGGGGAATGGTAGTAGCTATAGCTAAAGCTATTGAAGAGGGCTCCAAAGCAGTAATTTGTGCATCCACTGGCAACACCTCTGCTTCGGCAACCGCATACGCTTCAGCAATGGGTTTGAAATCTATAATTATTATCCCAGGCGGTAAAATCGCCTTGGGCAAATTGGCACAGGCAATTGCCTACGGTGCTGAAATCATAGCTATCGATGGGAATTTTGACCAAGCACTGCAATTGGTTAGAGACACCGCTGCCACCCATCCGGTTAGTGTGGTAAATTCCATCAACCCCAACCGTATTGAAGGTCAAAAAACTGCTGCATTTGAAATTATAGACTCTCTGGGGCAGGCACCTGATTATTTATTTATTCCAGTCGGTAATGCTGGCAATATTACCGCATACTGGAAAGGTTTTACGGAGTATTATAAATTAGGCATGAGCTTGCATTGCCCAAAGATGATGGGGTTTCAAGCTGAAGGAGCGGCACCTATCGTGCTTGGCAAACCCGTAGAATATCCGGAAACTGTTGCCACAGCGATCCGTATCGGCAATCCGGCCAGCTGGCAAAAGGCTACCGCTGCCCGCGATGAGTCTGGAGGAATCATTGACATGGTCAGCGATGCCGAGATTCTCAAAGCTTGGAAGCTGCTGGCAAGCAAAGAAGGAGTATTTGGCGAACCCGCCTCAGCAGCCCCACTAGCCGGTGTGATTAAGCTGCGAAGCGAAGGGCATGATTTTTCAAACAAGAGCATTGTATGTATCGTTACCGGCAACGGTTTAAAAGATGCGGACATCGCTATTAAACAAGCCCCGACTATCAAACCAATCCCTCCAGAGCTTTCCGCTGTTGAAGAAGCTCTGGGCTGGACATAG